One Polaribacter sp. KT25b DNA segment encodes these proteins:
- a CDS encoding aspartate-semialdehyde dehydrogenase yields the protein MKIAVVGATGMVGTVMLKVLEERNLPITEFIPVASERSAGKKLSYKGKEYTIVTLADAVKMKPDVALFSAGGDTSLEWAPKFAEVGTTVIDNSSAWRMDPTKKLVVPEINGDVLTADDKIIANPNCSTIQLVMALSPLHLKYKMKRVVISTYQSVSGTGVKAVQQLDNEEAGIEGEMAYPHKIGRNALPHCDVFLENGYTKEEMKLVKEPKKILRDDSFSVTATAVRIPTAGGHSEAVNIQFENDFDLADVRKLLSETPGIIVEDDLANNIYPMPINAHDKDEVFVGRIRRDESQENTLNLWIVADNLRKGAATNTIQIAEYLIANNLV from the coding sequence ATGAAAATAGCTGTAGTTGGCGCAACTGGAATGGTTGGCACAGTAATGTTAAAAGTATTAGAAGAACGCAATTTACCTATAACAGAATTTATTCCTGTTGCATCAGAAAGATCTGCTGGAAAAAAACTATCATATAAAGGAAAAGAATACACCATTGTAACCTTAGCTGATGCTGTAAAAATGAAACCAGATGTGGCTTTATTTTCTGCTGGTGGAGATACATCTTTAGAATGGGCTCCAAAATTTGCTGAAGTTGGTACTACTGTTATTGATAATTCTTCTGCTTGGAGAATGGATCCAACCAAAAAATTGGTTGTTCCAGAAATTAATGGTGATGTTTTAACTGCGGATGATAAAATTATTGCAAATCCAAATTGTTCAACAATTCAATTAGTGATGGCTTTATCGCCTTTGCATTTAAAATATAAAATGAAACGTGTTGTTATTTCTACCTATCAATCTGTTTCAGGAACTGGTGTAAAAGCAGTTCAGCAATTAGATAATGAAGAAGCTGGTATTGAAGGCGAAATGGCATATCCACATAAAATAGGTAGAAATGCATTGCCTCATTGTGATGTTTTCTTAGAAAATGGATACACAAAAGAGGAAATGAAATTAGTAAAAGAACCTAAGAAAATTTTACGTGACGATTCTTTTTCTGTAACCGCAACTGCTGTTAGAATTCCTACTGCAGGCGGGCATTCTGAAGCTGTAAATATTCAGTTCGAAAATGATTTTGATTTAGCTGATGTTCGTAAATTATTAAGTGAAACTCCTGGAATAATTGTTGAAGATGATTTAGCAAACAACATTTATCCGATGCCAATAAATGCGCATGATAAAGATGAAGTTTTTGTTGGTAGAATTAGAAGAGACGAATCTCAAGAAAATACCTTAAATTTGTGGATAGTTGCCGATAACTTACGTAAAGGTGCTGCAACAAATACAATTCAAATTGCCGAATATTTAATAGCAAATAATTTGGTGTAA
- a CDS encoding ferredoxin--NADP reductase has product MSTFHKVTIQEVKQETANAVSVLFKIPPHLKSEFNFTAGQYITLQKEIKGEEIRRAYSICSTPKSDEIRVAIKAVEDGIFSIYATTHLKAGDEIEISVPEGRFLLNPEANKNYIAFAAGSGITPILSMVKTVLETEPTSNFTLVYGNKSVADTIFYTELNALKESFSSRFKLHYIFSRENVKNDLRGRIDGNVTNYFVKNMYKETTFDAAFLCGPEEMILDVSKTLKSNKIAEENIHFELFSTSVDEEAISEIKEGTTQVKVLLDDEETTFIMQQTDNILAASLRNDLDAPYSCQGGVCSSCLAKVTEGKAVMVKNSILTDSEVEEGLVLTCQAYPTTSKITIDFDDV; this is encoded by the coding sequence ATGTCAACATTTCATAAAGTAACCATACAAGAAGTAAAACAAGAAACCGCAAATGCGGTTTCTGTTTTGTTTAAAATACCTCCACATTTAAAATCAGAATTTAATTTTACTGCGGGGCAATACATTACACTTCAAAAAGAAATTAAAGGAGAAGAAATAAGAAGAGCGTATTCTATTTGCTCAACTCCAAAAAGCGATGAAATTAGAGTTGCAATAAAAGCAGTTGAAGACGGAATATTTTCTATCTACGCAACTACCCATTTAAAAGCTGGTGATGAAATTGAAATTTCTGTTCCAGAAGGTAGATTTTTATTGAATCCAGAAGCGAACAAAAACTATATTGCTTTTGCTGCTGGTTCTGGAATTACGCCAATTTTATCTATGGTAAAAACAGTTTTAGAAACTGAACCAACATCAAACTTTACATTGGTTTATGGTAACAAATCTGTTGCTGATACTATTTTTTATACTGAATTAAATGCATTAAAAGAATCTTTTTCTAGTAGGTTTAAACTGCATTATATTTTTAGTAGAGAAAATGTAAAAAACGATTTAAGAGGTAGAATTGACGGCAACGTTACTAACTATTTTGTAAAGAATATGTACAAAGAAACTACTTTTGACGCTGCATTTTTATGCGGTCCAGAAGAAATGATTCTTGATGTTTCTAAAACACTTAAAAGTAACAAAATTGCTGAGGAAAATATTCATTTTGAATTATTTTCAACCTCTGTAGATGAAGAAGCTATCTCTGAAATTAAAGAAGGAACTACTCAAGTAAAAGTTCTTTTAGACGATGAAGAAACGACATTTATAATGCAACAAACAGATAATATTTTGGCTGCTAGTTTGCGTAATGATTTAGATGCCCCTTACTCTTGTCAAGGTGGCGTTTGTAGTTCTTGTTTAGCTAAAGTTACAGAAGGAAAAGCTGTGATGGTTAAAAACTCTATTTTAACAGATAGTGAAGTTGAAGAAGGATTAGTTTTAACTTGCCAGGCATATCCAACAACATCAAAAATAACGATTGATTTTGATGATGTTTAA
- a CDS encoding LysE family translocator produces MDIYDFKNAILIGFFMAFMIGPVFFMLIQTSILKGARAAIVFDLGVILGDISFILIAYYGSRSLLEKIKDDPRLFFIGGLVLIIYGVITYLDKENKKENLKSTKSIEIPIVKNNYLKLFLKGYFLNFINIGVLAFWLGTVLVIGPTLNMDQNAIFTYFAVIILAYFVTDLGKIFLAKQLKDKMTPTLTYRIKRIMGVILIICGVFLILKGFIPNDKIDEFIH; encoded by the coding sequence ATGGATATTTACGATTTTAAGAATGCTATTCTTATAGGATTTTTCATGGCTTTTATGATTGGCCCAGTTTTTTTTATGCTGATACAAACCAGTATTTTAAAAGGCGCAAGAGCAGCAATTGTTTTTGATTTAGGTGTTATTTTAGGTGATATTTCTTTTATTTTAATTGCTTATTATGGCAGTAGATCTTTGTTAGAAAAAATTAAAGACGATCCTCGTTTATTTTTTATTGGTGGTTTAGTGTTGATTATTTATGGTGTAATTACCTATCTTGATAAAGAGAATAAAAAAGAAAATCTAAAATCAACAAAATCTATAGAAATACCAATTGTTAAAAATAACTACTTAAAATTATTTTTAAAAGGATACTTTTTAAACTTTATAAATATTGGTGTTTTAGCTTTTTGGCTAGGAACAGTTTTAGTAATTGGTCCAACTTTAAACATGGATCAAAATGCTATATTTACTTATTTTGCAGTAATTATTTTAGCGTATTTTGTTACAGATTTAGGTAAAATATTTTTAGCAAAACAGCTAAAAGATAAAATGACACCCACTTTAACCTACAGAATAAAAAGAATTATGGGCGTTATTTTAATTATTTGTGGTGTGTTTTTAATCTTAAAAGGATTTATCCCAAATGATAAAATTGATGAATTTATTCATTAA